The Cygnus atratus isolate AKBS03 ecotype Queensland, Australia chromosome 2, CAtr_DNAZoo_HiC_assembly, whole genome shotgun sequence genome window below encodes:
- the SNX10 gene encoding LOW QUALITY PROTEIN: sorting nexin-10 (The sequence of the model RefSeq protein was modified relative to this genomic sequence to represent the inferred CDS: deleted 2 bases in 1 codon) encodes MTPKHEKQEFVTVLVRDPRTQKEDSWHSYIDYEIFIHTNSMCFTRKTSCVRRRFREFVWLRQRLQSNAVLIQLPELPSKSPFFNMNNPHHVDHRRQGLQEFLEKIVQNALLLSDSRLHLFLQTQLSPEDMEACVSGQTKYSVADAIHKFASLNRRFPIEDEERKKENNADSDSESSSSRLGPSDDSISCGCKASPASEES; translated from the exons GAATTTGTTACTGTCTTGGTGCGAGACCCCAGGACACAGAAAGAAGACTCATGGCATTCTTACATAGACTACGAGATATTTATTCAC ACAAACAGTATGTGCTTTACAAGGAAAACATCCTGTGTCAGGCGACGCTTTCGAGAATTTGTTTGGCTTCGGCAGAGGCTTCAGAGCAATGCTGTGCTCAT ACAGTTGCCCGAACTGCCATCTAAATCTCCGTTTTTCAATATGAACAATCCGCATCACGTGGACCATCGTCGGCAGGGTCTGCAAGAATTCCTGGAAAA gatTGTACAAAATGCATTATTGCTTTCAGACAGTAGGCTTCACCTCTTCCTACAGACTCAGCTAAGTCCAGAAGATATGGAAGCTTGTGTATCTGGACAAACCAAATATTCTGTCGCTGATGCGATTCATAAGTTTGCCTCTTTGAACAGACGTTTTCCTATAGaagatgaagagagaaaaaaggaa aacaatgcagaCTCTGATTCGGAGAG TTCATCCTCCAGGCTTGGACCTAGTGATGACAGCATTTCTTGTGGATGTAAAGCAAGCCCAGCTTCTGAAGAAtcatga